Proteins encoded by one window of Cloeon dipterum chromosome 4, ieCloDipt1.1, whole genome shotgun sequence:
- the Pp2A-29B gene encoding serine/threonine-protein phosphatase 2A 65 kDa regulatory subunit A alpha isoform isoform X2, translating into MAASDAADDSLYPIAVLIDELKNEDIQLRLNSIKKLSTIALALGVERTRSELIPFLTETIYDEDEVLLALAEQLGNFTPLCGGSEYVHCLLPPLESLATVEETVVRDRAVDSLRQICALHSPADLENHFVPLVLRLAAGDWFTSRTSACGLFSVCYPRVSANVKSDLRHNFRQMCQDDTPMVRRAAATKLGEFAKVVELEYLKADLIPMFVNLAQDEQDSVRLLAVEACVSIATLLQQEDVEQLVMPTLRQCAEDKSWRVRYMVADKFTDLQKAVGPEITKTDLVPAFQSLLKDCEAEVRAAAAHKVRDFCQNLDSYQQESIIMNNILPYVKELVADPNQHVKSALASVIMGLSPILGKYNTIEHLLPLFLLQLKDDCPEVRLNIISNLDCVNEVIGIQQLSQSLLPAIVELASDAKWRVRLAIIEYMPLLAGQLGVEFFDEKLNTLCMTWLIDHVFAIREAATLNLKKLVEKFGPDWAQSTVIPKVIAMSRDQNYLHRMTCLFCINVLADACGSDITAKHMLPTVLTMASDGVANVRFNVAKTLQKIGPILDMSCLQGQVKPVLDKLSGDTDVDVKYFAAEAIAALG; encoded by the exons ATGGCAGCGAGCGATGCAGCCGACGATTCCCTTTACCCCATAGCGGTGCTGATCGACGAGCTAAAGAACGAGGACATTCAG CTGCGGCTCAACTCGATCAAGAAGCTGTCCACGATCGCCCTGGCGCTGGGCGTGGAGCGCACCAGGAGCGAACTCATCCCCTTCCTCACCGAGACCATTTACGATGAGGACGAGGTCCTGCTCGCCCTTGCCGAGCAGCTCGGCAACTTCACCCCTCTCTGCGGCGGCTCTGAATACGTCCACTGCCTCCTG CCTCCACTCGAGTCGCTGGCGACAGTGGAGGAGACGGTGGTGCGCGACCGCGCTGTCGACTCGCTCCGGCAGATTTGCGCACTGCACAGCCCGGCCGATTTGGAGAACCACTTCGTGCCGCTGGTGCTGCGTCTGGCCGCTGGTGACTGGTTCACCTCTCGCACCTCTGCCTGCGGACTCTTCAGCGTTTGCTACCCCAGGGTCTCTGCCAACGTCAAGT CCGATTTGCGCCACAACTTCCGACAAATGTGCCAGGATGACACGCCGATGGTGCGCCGAGCGGCCGCAACGAAGCTTGGCGAGTTTGCCAAGGTCGTGGAGCTCGAGTACCTCAAGGCCGATCTCATTCCCATGTTCGTCAACCTCGCCCAGGACGAGcag GACTCTGTGCGTCTGTTGGCCGTGGAAGCGTGCGTGAGCATCGCCACTCTGCTGCAGCAAGAGGACGTGGAGCAGCTGGTGATGCCGACGCTGCGCCAGTGCGCCGAGGACAAGTCCTGGCGCGTTCGCTACATGGTCGCTGACAAGTTCACCGAC CTTCAAAAGGCCGTTGGACCAGAAATCACCAAAACGGACCTCGTGCCGGCTTTCCAGTCTCTTCTTAAGGACTGTGAGGCTGAGGTCCGCGCCGCTGCAGCTCACAAG gtcAGGGACTTTTGCCAGAACCTGGACTCGTACCAGCAGGAGTCGATCATCATGAACAACATTCTCCCGTACGTGAAGGAGCTGGTTGCTGATCCAAACCAGCACGTCAAGTCAGCCCTCGCCTCAGTCATCATGGGCCTCAGCCCCATCCTCGGCAAATATAA CACGATCGAGCACTTGCTGCCGTTGTTCCTGCTGCAGCTGAAGGACGACTGTCCGGAGGTGCGTCTGAACATCATCTCGAACCTGGACTGCGTGAACGAGGTGATCGGCATACAGCAGCTGTCGCAGTCGCTGCTGCCGGCCATCGTGGAGCTGGCCAGCGACGCCAAGTGGCGCGTCCGCCTCGCCATCATCGAGTACATGCCGCTGCTCGCCGGACAGCTCGGCGTCGAGTTCTTCGACGAGAAGCTCAACACCCTCTGCATGACCTGGCTCATCGACCACG TTTTCGCTATCAGGGAGGCGGCGACCTTGAATTTGAAGAAGCTCGTCGAGAAGTTCGGCCCGGACTGGGCCCAGAGCACCGTCATTCCCAAAGTCATCGCCATGTCCAGGGACCAGAACTACCTGCACAGGATGACCTGCTTGTTCTGCATTAAT GTTTTGGCAGATGCTTGCGGCTCGGACATCACCGCAAAACACATGCTGCCGACGGTACTGACGATGGCGTCGGACGGCGTGGCCAACGTGCGATTCAACGTTGCCAAGACCCTTCAGAAAATCGGTCCCATCCTCGACATGag CTGTCTGCAAGGGCAGGTGAAGCCAGTGTTGGACAAGCTGAGCGGCGACACGGACGTGGACGTGAAATACTTTGCCGCCGAGGCGATCGCAG CCCTGGGTTGA
- the LOC135943538 gene encoding uncharacterized protein LOC135943538 has product MAKYESRKRRSIPEPNVLFIALYIMIYVPSTRGISIEFEDQSVDHWKIAFGANSKQITYDFCKYNGTSTGMQCKNFHPEASIDFEKVCNCNIQHDKTNDGSLSFDLGCNSNLSYCPKELTVTYRQGSYARAPDPDVATSGLNGWLVDAFVISTLFNVLFVIAIIACLMNENFYDFLKEKWNRTINREHETDIDSPERGLPNTSLKLKWRKPLEPNLFASASSSKTT; this is encoded by the exons ATGGCGAAATACGAGTCACGGAAGAGGAGGTCGATACCGGAACCGAACGTGCTCTTCATTGCTTTATACATCATGATATATGTTCCGAGCACGAGAGGAATTTCCATTGAGTTTGAAGATCAGTCAGTCGACCACTGGAAAATTGCGTTTGGCGCTAATT caaaacaaattacatACGACTTCTGCAAGTACAACGGAACAAGTACAGGCATGCagtgcaaaaatttccatccAGAAGCGTCtatcgattttgaaaaagtgtGTAATTGCAACATACAGCATGATAAAACTAACGATGGCTCGCTTAGTTTCGACCTCGGCTGCAACAGCAATTTAA GCTACTGCCCCAAGGAACTGACAGTCACCTACAGGCAGGGCTCCTATGCGAGGGCTCCAGATCCAGATGTCGCAACGAGTGGACTAAACGGCTGGCTGGTGGATGCTTTTGTCATTTCCACCTTATTCAACGTTCTGTTCGTCATCGCGATCATAGCGTGCCTAATGAATGAAAACTTCTATGactttttgaaagaaaaatggaacag gaCAATAAATAGAGAGCATGAGACTGATATTGATTCACCCGAGAGGGGGTTGCCGAACACATCACTAAAGCTGAAGTGGAGAAAACCGCTggaaccaaatttatttgcttctgCTAGCAGTAGCAAAACCACTTGA
- the Pp2A-29B gene encoding serine/threonine-protein phosphatase 2A 65 kDa regulatory subunit A alpha isoform isoform X1 encodes MAASDAADDSLYPIAVLIDELKNEDIQLRLNSIKKLSTIALALGVERTRSELIPFLTETIYDEDEVLLALAEQLGNFTPLCGGSEYVHCLLPPLESLATVEETVVRDRAVDSLRQICALHSPADLENHFVPLVLRLAAGDWFTSRTSACGLFSVCYPRVSANVKSDLRHNFRQMCQDDTPMVRRAAATKLGEFAKVVELEYLKADLIPMFVNLAQDEQDSVRLLAVEACVSIATLLQQEDVEQLVMPTLRQCAEDKSWRVRYMVADKFTDLQKAVGPEITKTDLVPAFQSLLKDCEAEVRAAAAHKVRDFCQNLDSYQQESIIMNNILPYVKELVADPNQHVKSALASVIMGLSPILGKYNTIEHLLPLFLLQLKDDCPEVRLNIISNLDCVNEVIGIQQLSQSLLPAIVELASDAKWRVRLAIIEYMPLLAGQLGVEFFDEKLNTLCMTWLIDHVFAIREAATLNLKKLVEKFGPDWAQSTVIPKVIAMSRDQNYLHRMTCLFCINVLADACGSDITAKHMLPTVLTMASDGVANVRFNVAKTLQKIGPILDMSCLQGQVKPVLDKLSGDTDVDVKYFAAEAIAGIPALG; translated from the exons ATGGCAGCGAGCGATGCAGCCGACGATTCCCTTTACCCCATAGCGGTGCTGATCGACGAGCTAAAGAACGAGGACATTCAG CTGCGGCTCAACTCGATCAAGAAGCTGTCCACGATCGCCCTGGCGCTGGGCGTGGAGCGCACCAGGAGCGAACTCATCCCCTTCCTCACCGAGACCATTTACGATGAGGACGAGGTCCTGCTCGCCCTTGCCGAGCAGCTCGGCAACTTCACCCCTCTCTGCGGCGGCTCTGAATACGTCCACTGCCTCCTG CCTCCACTCGAGTCGCTGGCGACAGTGGAGGAGACGGTGGTGCGCGACCGCGCTGTCGACTCGCTCCGGCAGATTTGCGCACTGCACAGCCCGGCCGATTTGGAGAACCACTTCGTGCCGCTGGTGCTGCGTCTGGCCGCTGGTGACTGGTTCACCTCTCGCACCTCTGCCTGCGGACTCTTCAGCGTTTGCTACCCCAGGGTCTCTGCCAACGTCAAGT CCGATTTGCGCCACAACTTCCGACAAATGTGCCAGGATGACACGCCGATGGTGCGCCGAGCGGCCGCAACGAAGCTTGGCGAGTTTGCCAAGGTCGTGGAGCTCGAGTACCTCAAGGCCGATCTCATTCCCATGTTCGTCAACCTCGCCCAGGACGAGcag GACTCTGTGCGTCTGTTGGCCGTGGAAGCGTGCGTGAGCATCGCCACTCTGCTGCAGCAAGAGGACGTGGAGCAGCTGGTGATGCCGACGCTGCGCCAGTGCGCCGAGGACAAGTCCTGGCGCGTTCGCTACATGGTCGCTGACAAGTTCACCGAC CTTCAAAAGGCCGTTGGACCAGAAATCACCAAAACGGACCTCGTGCCGGCTTTCCAGTCTCTTCTTAAGGACTGTGAGGCTGAGGTCCGCGCCGCTGCAGCTCACAAG gtcAGGGACTTTTGCCAGAACCTGGACTCGTACCAGCAGGAGTCGATCATCATGAACAACATTCTCCCGTACGTGAAGGAGCTGGTTGCTGATCCAAACCAGCACGTCAAGTCAGCCCTCGCCTCAGTCATCATGGGCCTCAGCCCCATCCTCGGCAAATATAA CACGATCGAGCACTTGCTGCCGTTGTTCCTGCTGCAGCTGAAGGACGACTGTCCGGAGGTGCGTCTGAACATCATCTCGAACCTGGACTGCGTGAACGAGGTGATCGGCATACAGCAGCTGTCGCAGTCGCTGCTGCCGGCCATCGTGGAGCTGGCCAGCGACGCCAAGTGGCGCGTCCGCCTCGCCATCATCGAGTACATGCCGCTGCTCGCCGGACAGCTCGGCGTCGAGTTCTTCGACGAGAAGCTCAACACCCTCTGCATGACCTGGCTCATCGACCACG TTTTCGCTATCAGGGAGGCGGCGACCTTGAATTTGAAGAAGCTCGTCGAGAAGTTCGGCCCGGACTGGGCCCAGAGCACCGTCATTCCCAAAGTCATCGCCATGTCCAGGGACCAGAACTACCTGCACAGGATGACCTGCTTGTTCTGCATTAAT GTTTTGGCAGATGCTTGCGGCTCGGACATCACCGCAAAACACATGCTGCCGACGGTACTGACGATGGCGTCGGACGGCGTGGCCAACGTGCGATTCAACGTTGCCAAGACCCTTCAGAAAATCGGTCCCATCCTCGACATGag CTGTCTGCAAGGGCAGGTGAAGCCAGTGTTGGACAAGCTGAGCGGCGACACGGACGTGGACGTGAAATACTTTGCCGCCGAGGCGATCGCAGGTATTCCAG CCCTGGGTTGA
- the LOC135943537 gene encoding uncharacterized protein LOC135943537 isoform X2, whose amino-acid sequence MSCTFSQHSRHFFLFNMAEYKSRKKRSMPTPIVLFIAICVLIHIPSTKGITQISPSIEFQDHSDDHWILEFGSNSKEIKYDFCKYNATSKGALCKNYLQASVDFEKVCNCTIQHDETNEGSFFDLNCKSDLSYCPKELTLTYRQGSNATAPPQVPSRRGIGDDNNASPGNPPVQGTGADLDVATSGLNGWLLAFLISTAFNVLFVITIIACLINENFYDFLKEKLNRTINREHETDIDSPESGLPNTSQKLKWRKPAEKAAAAAAATESSTLDTSDSLSRSACGL is encoded by the exons ATGAGCTGCACCTTTTCTCAGCACTCTCGGCACTTTTT CCTCTTCAACATGGCGGAATACAAGTCACGAAAGAAGAGGTCGATGCCGACACCGATCGTGCTCTTCATTGCAATATGCGTCTTGATCCAtattccaagcacgaaaggaATCACCCAAATTTCCCCCagcattgaatttcaagatcATTCAGACGACCACTGGATATTGGAGTTTGGCTCTAATT caaaagaaattaaatacgaCTTCTGCAAGTACAACGCAACAAGTAAAGGCGCACTGTGCAAAAATTACCTACAAGCATctgttgattttgaaaaagtgtGTAATTGCACCATTCAGCATGATGAAACCAACGAAGGCTCGTTTTTCGATCTCAACTGCAAAAGTGATTTAA GCTACTGCCCTAAGGAACTGACACTCACCTACAGGCAGGGCTCCAATGCGACGGCTCCACCGCAGGTGCCAAGCCGCCGCGGCATAGGGGATGATAACAATGCATCCCCCGGGAATCCACCGGTACAGGGAACTGGGGCAGATCTGGATGTCGCAACGAGTGGACTAAacggctggctgctggctttTCTAATTTCCACCGCATTCAACGTTCTGTTCGTCATCACGATCATAGCGTGCCTAATCAATGAAAACTTCTATGactttttgaaagaaaagttGAACAG GACAATAAATAGAGAGCATGAGACTGATATTGATTCACCCGAGAGTGGCTTGCCGAACACATCACAAAAGCTGAAGTGGAGAAAACCAgcagaaaaagcagcggcggcggcggcggcgacagaAAGCTCGACACTCGACACATCAGACAGCCTTTCCCGTTCAGCGTGCGGACTATAA
- the RNASEK gene encoding ribonuclease kappa, whose protein sequence is MKVCGPKCSLCGLIISVWGIIQLLLMGFFYYIKSIALSEDLSIDHHSVHTAEEFYMAADRSYSQNAYNCWIAACLYLFTLLFSGHQFYMNSRSSLSM, encoded by the exons ATGAAGGTTTGCGGACCCAAGTGCTCGCTTTGCGGGCTGATCATCAGCGTGTGGGGCATCATCCAGCTG ttgCTGATGGGCTTCTTCTACTACATCAAGAGCATcgccctgtccgaggacctgTCCATCGACCACCACAGCGTGCACACCGCCGAGGAATTCTACATGGCGGCCGACCGCAGCTATTCTCAG AACGCGTACAACTGCTGGATAGCGGCGTGCCTCTACCTCTTCACGCTGCTCTTCTCCGGACACCAGTTCTACATGAACAGCCGCTCCTCCCTGAGCATGTAA
- the LOC135943537 gene encoding uncharacterized protein LOC135943537 isoform X1, which yields MSWCAKIRGSACDCECLFGFFSDDDAPREGSCLGTAHQRTACSPLGRILKRAATKILFKLFAESKRGTEEHQSQARQRVQIQEENRMSCTFSQHSRHFFSLFNMAEYKSRKKRSMPTPIVLFIAICVLIHIPSTKGITQISPSIEFQDHSDDHWILEFGSNSKEIKYDFCKYNATSKGALCKNYLQASVDFEKVCNCTIQHDETNEGSFFDLNCKSDLSYCPKELTLTYRQGSNATAPPQVPSRRGIGDDNNASPGNPPVQGTGADLDVATSGLNGWLLAFLISTAFNVLFVITIIACLINENFYDFLKEKLNRTINREHETDIDSPESGLPNTSQKLKWRKPAEKAAAAAAATESSTLDTSDSLSRSACGL from the exons ATGAGTTGGTGTGCAAAAATTAGAGGTAGCGCGTGCGACTGTGAGTGCCTTTTCGGCTTTTTTTCTGACGATGACGCGCCTAGAGAGGGAAGCTGCTTGGGTACCGCACACCAGCGCACAGCCTGTTCGCCATTGGGGCGTATATTAAAGCGGGCGGCgacgaaaatattatttaaactctTCGCTGAGAGCAAAAGAGGAACGGAGGAGCATCAGTCGCAAGCGAGACAGCGAGTGCAAATTCAGGAGGAAAATCGGATGAGCTGCACCTTTTCTCAGCACTCTCGGCACTTTTT CAGCCTCTTCAACATGGCGGAATACAAGTCACGAAAGAAGAGGTCGATGCCGACACCGATCGTGCTCTTCATTGCAATATGCGTCTTGATCCAtattccaagcacgaaaggaATCACCCAAATTTCCCCCagcattgaatttcaagatcATTCAGACGACCACTGGATATTGGAGTTTGGCTCTAATT caaaagaaattaaatacgaCTTCTGCAAGTACAACGCAACAAGTAAAGGCGCACTGTGCAAAAATTACCTACAAGCATctgttgattttgaaaaagtgtGTAATTGCACCATTCAGCATGATGAAACCAACGAAGGCTCGTTTTTCGATCTCAACTGCAAAAGTGATTTAA GCTACTGCCCTAAGGAACTGACACTCACCTACAGGCAGGGCTCCAATGCGACGGCTCCACCGCAGGTGCCAAGCCGCCGCGGCATAGGGGATGATAACAATGCATCCCCCGGGAATCCACCGGTACAGGGAACTGGGGCAGATCTGGATGTCGCAACGAGTGGACTAAacggctggctgctggctttTCTAATTTCCACCGCATTCAACGTTCTGTTCGTCATCACGATCATAGCGTGCCTAATCAATGAAAACTTCTATGactttttgaaagaaaagttGAACAG GACAATAAATAGAGAGCATGAGACTGATATTGATTCACCCGAGAGTGGCTTGCCGAACACATCACAAAAGCTGAAGTGGAGAAAACCAgcagaaaaagcagcggcggcggcggcggcgacagaAAGCTCGACACTCGACACATCAGACAGCCTTTCCCGTTCAGCGTGCGGACTATAA
- the LOC135943537 gene encoding uncharacterized protein LOC135943537 isoform X3, with the protein MSWCAKIRGSACDCECLFGFFSDDDAPREGSCLGTAHQRTACSPLGRILKRAATKILFKLFAESKRGTEEHQSQARQRVQIQEENRMSCTFSQHSRHFFSLFNMAEYKSRKKRSMPTPIVLFIAICVLIHIPSTKGITQISPSIEFQDHSDDHWILEFGSNSKEIKYDFCKYNATSKGALCKNYLQASVDFEKVCNCTIQHDETNEGSFFDLNCKSDLSYCPKELTLTYRQGSNATAPPQVPSRRGIGDDNNASPGNPPVQGTGADLDVATSGLNGWLLAFLISTAFNVLFVITIIACLINENFYDFLKEKLNRTINREHETDIDSPESGLSNTSLKLNWRKTLDQI; encoded by the exons ATGAGTTGGTGTGCAAAAATTAGAGGTAGCGCGTGCGACTGTGAGTGCCTTTTCGGCTTTTTTTCTGACGATGACGCGCCTAGAGAGGGAAGCTGCTTGGGTACCGCACACCAGCGCACAGCCTGTTCGCCATTGGGGCGTATATTAAAGCGGGCGGCgacgaaaatattatttaaactctTCGCTGAGAGCAAAAGAGGAACGGAGGAGCATCAGTCGCAAGCGAGACAGCGAGTGCAAATTCAGGAGGAAAATCGGATGAGCTGCACCTTTTCTCAGCACTCTCGGCACTTTTT CAGCCTCTTCAACATGGCGGAATACAAGTCACGAAAGAAGAGGTCGATGCCGACACCGATCGTGCTCTTCATTGCAATATGCGTCTTGATCCAtattccaagcacgaaaggaATCACCCAAATTTCCCCCagcattgaatttcaagatcATTCAGACGACCACTGGATATTGGAGTTTGGCTCTAATT caaaagaaattaaatacgaCTTCTGCAAGTACAACGCAACAAGTAAAGGCGCACTGTGCAAAAATTACCTACAAGCATctgttgattttgaaaaagtgtGTAATTGCACCATTCAGCATGATGAAACCAACGAAGGCTCGTTTTTCGATCTCAACTGCAAAAGTGATTTAA GCTACTGCCCTAAGGAACTGACACTCACCTACAGGCAGGGCTCCAATGCGACGGCTCCACCGCAGGTGCCAAGCCGCCGCGGCATAGGGGATGATAACAATGCATCCCCCGGGAATCCACCGGTACAGGGAACTGGGGCAGATCTGGATGTCGCAACGAGTGGACTAAacggctggctgctggctttTCTAATTTCCACCGCATTCAACGTTCTGTTCGTCATCACGATCATAGCGTGCCTAATCAATGAAAACTTCTATGactttttgaaagaaaagttGAACAG gaCAATAAATAGAGAGCATGAGACTGATATTGATTCACCCGAGAGTGGCTTGTCGAACACATCACTAAAGCTGAATTGGAGAAAAACGCTGGACCAAATTTAA
- the LOC135943609 gene encoding transmembrane protein 209, producing the protein MAAMTPLLSAPAATSTPTSRVVEPKPAAGDYVDKFNWVQQQTRQARYAESWGIFNFGVLIFFLYDLFENCAGRPKWVQCAEMGALLMLSLNMAYHLYVYFHILLTYKAPQLTPEQKQLLCIHPDDPLFSTVVEEPKAKKPDVSASAADASATSWLSLSLLSKKSTPASANVSWAASVNSSLSSSWLLSPGGEDCPTPLHCDPDEPVVDEPSLIRYMDKLERLEQQNAAKNTNSPLNSSPPNLSLLWNSQVNSVSPDLVLPANMAYHLSSSTPAPTLNTSGSPGIDSLPGVDMQAVTDKFWQKEGFGQQHLSQCNKNLRQWVTATVLVPVLREVEATNKALTTLGAGEERVGHAPLDKLKRISQTQQVAAYVPNLATLLPFLELTPHQPYLLHRLKELAHGGCMSDFRWNAGSTFNGKPWDDTLPTDTQIVLHLLAVYLDLQLPPMRHRTDPRPFSAVHLSRAADKPKPGANDVLIHQLTAAPPHFVLIWKGTIFELPKGRNNLLHTLLLFLHKLKAEEGGMLGRVSLGPSGLNILWVLEDA; encoded by the exons ATGGCGGCGATGACGCCGTTGCTGTCGGCTCCGGCGGCGACCTCGACGCCGACGAGCCGTGTTGTGGAGCCGAAGCCGGCCGCCGGGGACTACGTGGACAAGTTCAATTGGGTGCAGCAGCAGACCAGACAAGCCAGATACGCCGAAAGCTGGGGCATTTTCAACTTCGGCGTCCTCATCTTCTTCCTTTACGACCT atTCGAGAACTGCGCGGGTCGGCCGAAATGGGTGCAATGCGCCGAAATGGGCGCCTTGCTGATGCTGTCTTTGAACATGGCCTACCACCTGTACGTCTACTTCCACATCCTCCTCACCTACAAGGCGCCGCAGCTGACGCCCGAACAGAAACAACTCCTCTGCATCCACCCCGATG ACCCTCTGTTTTCGACGGTGGTCGAGGAGCCGAAGGCCAAGAAGCCGGACGTGAGTGCCTCCGCGGCGGACGCGTCCGCCACCAGCTGGCTCAGCCTGTCCCTGCTGTCCAAAAAAAGCACTCCCG CGAGTGCGAACGTGTCCTGGGCGGCGTCCGTCAACTCGTCGCTGTCGTCGTCCTGGCTGCTCAGTCCGGGCGGGGAGGACTGCCCCACGCCCCTCCACTGCGACCCTGACGAACCTGTCGTCGACGAACCCTCGCTCATCAGGTACATGGACAAACTCGAACGGCTCGAACAGCAAAATGCGGCCAAGAACACCAAca GTCCGCTGAACTCTTCGCCGCCGAACCTGAGCCTCTTGTGGAACAGCCAGGTGAATTCCGTGAGCCCTGACCTGGTTTTGCCAGCAAACATGGCATACCACCTGTCGAGCAGTACTCCAG CGCCGACCCTGAACACGAGCGGCAGTCCTGGCATAGACAGCCTTCCTGGCGTCGACATGCAGGCCGTCACGGACAAATTCTGGCAGAAGGAGGGCTTCGGACAGCAGCACCTTTCGCAGTGCAACAAAAACCTGCGTCAG TGGGTGACGGCGACGGTGTTGGTGCCCGTACTGCGAGAGGTGGAGGCCACGAACAAGGCCCTGACGACCCTTGGCGCGGGCGAGGAACGCGTCGGCCACGCCCCCCTGGACAAGCTGAAGCGCATCAGCCAGACGCAACAGGTTGCCGCCTACGTGCCCAACCTGGCCACGCTGCTGCCCTTCCTCGAACTCACGCCGCATCAGCCTTACCTGCTGCACCGGCTCAAAG AACTGGCGCACGGTGGCTGCATGAGTGACTTCCGGTGGAATGCTGGCAGCACCTTCAACGGAAAACCCTGGGATGACACCCTTCCAACTGATACTCAG ATCGTGCTGCACCTGCTGGCCGTGTACCTGGACCTGCAGCTGCCCCCGATGCGGCACCGGACGGACCCGCGGCCCTTCTCGGCCGTGCACCTGAGCAGGGCCGCCGACAAACCAAAGCCTGGCGCCAACGACGTGCTCATTCACCAGCTCACCGCCGCTCCGCCCCACTTTGTGCTCATATGGAAGGGCACCATCTTCGAACTCCCAAAg GGCCGGAACAATTTGCTGCACACCCTGCTGCTGTTCTTACACAAGTTGAAGGCCGAGGAGGGCGGCATGCTGGGCAGGGTCAGCCTCGGTCCTTCAGGCCTCAATATTCTCTGGGTGCTCGAAGACGCCTGA
- the LOC135942236 gene encoding farnesyl pyrophosphate synthase-like translates to MLSLLRRSAKGVAETCGPELRRRFCVSASVQAPGDNTLQANRRHPRSLSTHNHPVVVPAAATGTVTSREESREFMAVFPDLVRDLTDAGRHQDVPDATKWFAKVLQYNVPGGKKNRGLALVFAYKMLAKPEDLTPENIRLAQMLGWCIEMFQAFFLVMDDVMDGSETRRGRPCWYRKNNLGVAAINDGILLESGIYQLLRMHFRDKPYYVDLLELFHDVALKTTIGQNLDLHSCQFGRKPELEKFSMKRYNTIVKYKTAYYSFQLPVALAMYMAGVRDPELHRQAKTILLEMGQFFQVQDDYLDCFGDPEVTGKVGTDIEDGKCTWLSVVALQRCTPEQRKAMESCYGSKNPTDVAQVKKLYEDIGLPHTYATYEESSYKIISTHIQQISRGLPHDLFFKFMEKIYRPSSHSEIKHIK, encoded by the exons ATGCTGTCCCTTCTGCGGAGGAGCGCCAAAGGCGTGGCGGAGACGTGCGGGCCCGAGCTGCGGCGCCGCTTTTGCGTGTCGGCGTCGGTGCAGGCACCCGGCGACAACACTTTGCAGGCGAACCGTCGTCACCCGAG ATCTCTCTCGACGCACAACCACCCTGTGGTGgttccagcagcagccacggGCACCGTCACCAGCAGAGAGGAAAGCCGCGAGTTCATGGCGGTCTTTCCGGATTTGGTCAGGGACCTGACCGACGCCGGCCGCCACCAGGACGTCCCTGACGCCACCAAGTGGTTCGCCAAG gttCTGCAATACAACGTGCCAGGAGGGAAGAAAAACCGCGGCCTGGCCCTCGTGTTCGCGTACAAGATGCTGGCCAAGCCGGAGGATTTGACTCCGGAGAACATCCGGCTCGCCCAGATGCTCGGCTGGTGCATCGAAATg TTCCAGGCGTTCTTCCTGGTGATGGACGACGTGATGGACGGCTCGGAGACGCGACGAGGCCGGCCCTGCTGGTACCGCAAGAACAACCTGGGCGTGGCGGCCATCAACGACGGCATCCTGCTCGAAAGCGGCATCTACCAGCTGCTCAGGATGCATTTCCGGGACAAACCCTACTACGTCGACCTCCTCGAACTCTTCCACGAC GTGGCGCTCAAGACAACCATAGGCCAGAACCTGGACCTGCATTCGTGTCAATTTGGCCGAAAACCCGAGCTGGAGAAGTTCTCGATGAAGCGGTACAACACGATCGTCAAGTACAAGACTGCCTACTACTCCTTCCAGCTGCCCGTCGCCCTCGCCATGTACATG GCTGGAGTTCGCGACCCTGAGTTGCACCGTCAAGCTAAGACGATTCTGCTCGAAATGGGACAGTTCTTCCAAGTCCAg GATGACTACCTGGACTGCTTCGGAGACCCTGAAGTGACCGGAAAGGTGGGAACGGACATCGAGGACGGAAAGTGCACCTGGCTGTCGGTCGTGGCGCTCCAGAGGTGCACACCAGAGCAGAGGAAGGCCATGGAG TCTTGTTACGGTTCGAAAAACCCAACGGACGTGGCGCAGGTGAAGAAGCTGTACGAGGACATAGGGTTGCCCCACACGTATGCCACCTACGAGGAATCCAGCTACAAAATCATCAGCACGCACATCCAGCAGATTTCGCGCGGTCTGCCGCACGACCTCTTCTTCAAGTTCATGGAAAAGATTTACCGCC CCTCTAGCCATAGTGAGATCAAACACATAAAGTGA